The window TTGACCGCGTCCCAGTTCGCCGCCCACTTCGCGCGGTACTCCATGGTGCGGCCGCAGGACGCACAGGTCTTCGGATGCCGCGGCGGGGCGGCATCCGTCTGTTCGCGTCGACGACCCATACCTCCATGGTGCCGCGGGCGCAGGGGTCAGCGGGCCGGTCACCGCGTGATCGTGGTCGTGCCCGTTGTCGTCATCGTGACCTCGCGGGCGCCCTCGACGTCTCGGGCCTCCAGGATCATCGACACCGATGAGAAGGCGCCGAGCCGCGACGCGTGGGTGCCGCCGCACGGAATCCGCACGGTCGTTCCGGGCAGCTCGCACACCCAGGCGCGACGCGACGACAGCCCGTCGCCGTCCCGATCGATCCGGACCGGCGCGTCGGACGCGACCCATTCCGCGAGAAGCATGTTCGCGCGCGAGGCGACGGCGTCGAGACCATCGACGGCGGTCGCGACGAAGCCCTTGCGCCGCAGCGACTTCCCGATCCGATAGACGTCGACCGAACCGCCCGGGTGGATGCGGCTCGTCTCGATCGCGAGCGCATCGAAGTTCGGGTGGCCGAGGGCATCCGTCGGGACGTCTTTCGACCACGCGTCCGCGAGCGCGGCGTTAAGGGCGAGGGAGGCCAGGTGGCAGACGGTGTGCCCGGCGGACAGCGCGGTGCGATGATCGGCGTCGACGACCGCGCGCACCTCGGTCGACACCTCCGGGCCCGAGCCCTCGACGATGTGCGCGACGACGAAGACCCAGCCCTCGGTGCCGATCCGGACAGGCAGGTCGGAGCCGAGCAGCAGCTGTCCGTCCCGGATGCCGCCGACCACCGCGTCCACCACGGGGAACGTCGTTCCCGCTGCCTCGAGGACCGCGCGATCGGCCGGCTGATCGGGCCAGGCGGCGGTCACGGGGTGCACGCAGGTGACATCGAGGAGGACGGCCGAGCGCCCGTCGCCGAGGTCCTCGACGTGCACCACCCGTCCGGTGCTCGAGGTGGCCCCCTGCGGGTAGGTGACGATCGTGTCGGTGTCGGGCAGGCCGTTCGGGGCGGAGAGGGTGACGTGAGGCTCGGGCACGCCCCCACCCTAGACGGCGGCGCGGACGGGTAGATTCGCCCTGTGCGCGCCGTCCTCATCCATGCCGTCCGCGGCATGCCGACCGTCACCGACGTCGCCGAGCCCGCGGCCCCGGAGGGCGGCGTCGTCGTCGACGTCCGCGCGACGGGCCTGTGCCGAAGCGACTGGCACGCCTGGGCCGGCCACGACGAGATCGTCTTCCCGCACGTGCCCGGTCACGAACTGGCGGGCGTCGTCTCCGAGGTCGGCACGGGCGTCACCCGCTTCGGCGTCGGCGACCGCGTCACAGTGCCCTTCGTGTGCGGGTGCGGGGTGTGCGAATGGTGCCGGGCGGGGAACGCCCAGGTGTGCCCCGCCCAGCAGCAGCCGGGGTTCACGCACTGGGGGTCCTTTGCCGAGAAGGTCGCCCTCCACGCCGCGGACACCAACCTCGTCGCGCTCCCCGAAGGCGTGTCGTTCGAGGCCGCGGCGGCCCTCGGCTGCCGGTTCGCGACGGCCTTCCGGGCGTTGACCGCCCGGGCCCGCGTCGCCCCGGGCGAATGGGTCACCGTCGTGGGCGCCGGCGGTGTGGGCCTCAGCGTCGTCATGATCGCGATCGCGCTCGGCGCACGCGTGATCGCGGTCGACACCAATCCGCGCGCCCTCGCCGTCGCGAGCCGCCTCGGCGCGACCGATGTCGTCGTCGGGGGCGCGGACGCGCCACCCGTGCCCGACGTCGTCCACGAGCTGACCGGCGGGGGCTCGCACGTCTCGGTCGACGCCGTCGGCAGCGCCCAGACCGCCGCCGACGCCGTGCTGAGCCTCCGCCGCGGCGGCCGGCACGTGCAGATCGGACTGCTGCCGACGGATGACGGACGCTCCGCCGTTCCCATGGCGCGTGCGATCGCGTGGGAGCTCGACATCCTCGGCAGCCACGGGATGGCGGCGGCGGACTACCCCGGGATGATGCAGCTCGTCGCGTCGGGCACGCTCCGCCCGCACGACCTCATCGAGCGCGTGATCGGGCTCGATGAGGCATCCGCTCTCCTCCCCCGATTCGACACCGCCGCGCCCGCGGGGATGACGATGATCGACCCGCACCTCGGGCTCCCCTAGGATCGCTCCGACGGAGGGGGACGCCGATGACGGCTGGATTCGAACCGGGGTACAGCCAGGGCTACGGGCCCGGCTACGCCGCGATGCCGGCGCCGCAGGGGGCACCGAAGAAGGGCTTCGACATCCTCGGGCTCATCGCCGTCATCATCGCGATGGTCTGCCTGCTGCCGACCCTGTTCGTGTTCCTCGTCGGGCTCATCCCGGAGATGAACGCGATCTGGTGGCTGCTGATCGTGATGATCCCGGCGCTCGGCATCGGCGGAGCGCTCGTGCTGATCCTGGCGATCGCCGGTCTCATCGTCGGCGTCATGCGCCAGCGTCGCTTCGGCCTGTCGATCACCGGCATCGTGCTCGGCATGCTGATGGTGGTGCCGATCGGGCTGCTGTACTTCAGCTCGATGATGTGACGGCGGTGTCCGCCACCCGCCGCTCGATGACCGCCATCACGAGGATCGAGATCATCGCGACCGCGGCGAGCCCGATCGTGAGGATCGCCAGGCCGTCGAAGAGCAGCCACTCGGCGAAGACGCCGCCCAGGACGTTGCCGAGCAGGTAGCCCGCCCCCACGACCACCGAGTACACCCCCATGATGAGGCCCCGGTCCTCGCGGAACTCCGACGAGATGTCGCTGAGGTGGGTGAGGGCGGCGGGAGTGAACCCCGCCTCGAGGAACATCCCCGCGATCACGATCGGGATCGCGACCGCCAGCGGCGCGCCGCGGTTGAGCAGCAGCAGTCCGATCGAGGCGACGACGGCGCCCGCGACGGTGACGAAGAGGGTGGGGATCGTCGGCAGGCGGCCGATGAAGAACGCCCACGCCACGATGCACAGGCTGAAGACGAGCACGTAGACGCCGAGGACGGCGGAGAGGCCCGCCTCGTTGTCGGCGAAGGCGCCGGGGAGGAGCTGGCCCTCGGCGGTGCGATCGCCGGCCAGCACGAAGGTGATCTGCGAGGTGACCCACGTGCCGAGGATGGCGTTGACCGCGATCCATGCCGGCAGGAAGGCGAGCAGGCGCGGTTGGCCGATGATCCGGATGCGCTCACGGACGCCACGGGCCTGCCGAGGGGCCGCGCCCGCGGCATCCGGTCGCACGAACACGAACACCAGGAGGGATGCCGCGAGGTAGACGGCGGCGAGCACGACGAACGACCACAGTCCCCACGCTCCGTACAGGAGCGGACCGGTCACCGCCCCGAGCGCAATGCCGCCGGAGGACGACAGCTCGTAGATGCTCGTCACGCGTCCCCGCCGCATCCGGTCGTCGTCGCTGGCGTCGGCGAGGAGGCCGAGGGTCGCGGGGGCGGCGATCGCGGCTCCCGCCCCGTCGAGGAGGCGGGAGGTCGCGACGACGGCGATCACGAGGGCGGCGGAGGGCGCGACGGCGATCAGCGAGGCACCGGGCGTGATGAGGATGCCGGCGGCGGCGAGCAGCGGCGCCGCGATGAGGAAGACGCGACGCCCCCGCCGGTCGCTCGCCGACCCCGCGATGGGGGCGAGGACGAGCTCGGCGAGGAAGCTCAGCCCCGAGAGCACACCGAGGATGAGGGCGCCGACGGGCGCTCCGGCACGAGCGAGGTCGACGAAGTAGGCCCCGAGCGCCAGAGCACCGGCGGCCGACGCGGTGCGCAGGAGGAACTGGGCGACCAGCACCGCCGGCGTGCCCACCGGGCGCGCCGCCGTGCGGGGAGCTGCCACCCTCAGACCGTCACGAGCACTTTGAGCGCGTCGCGCGCGTCCATCGCGGCGTACCCGGCGGGCACGTCGTCGATCGGCATCGTGACGTCGAAAACGCGACCGGGCTCGATCGTGCCCTCGAGCACCTGCGGGATGGCGTCCTCGATGTAGGCGCGCACCGGCGCGGGGCCGCCCGTGAGGGTGAGGTTCCGCCCGAAGAGCGACCGGAACCCGACCCCGGCCTCTTCGTACTGGGGCACGCCGACGCGCGAGATCACCCCGCCGGTCCGCGCGACGCGATACGACTGCTCGTAGGCCGGCATGTGCCCGACCGCCTCGAGCACGGCGTGGCTGCCGAGGCCGTCGGTGATGGCCAGCACCCGCTGGACTCCCTCATCACCGCGCTCGGGCACCACGTGGGTCGCGCCCCATTCGACGCCGAGGTCGGTGCGCGCGCGGTGACGGCCCATCAGGATGATCGTCTCGGCGCCCAGCTGCTTCGCCGCAAGCACCGCTGACAGCCCGACCGCGCCGTCGCCGACGACGG of the Microbacterium invictum genome contains:
- a CDS encoding metal-dependent hydrolase, translated to MPEPHVTLSAPNGLPDTDTIVTYPQGATSSTGRVVHVEDLGDGRSAVLLDVTCVHPVTAAWPDQPADRAVLEAAGTTFPVVDAVVGGIRDGQLLLGSDLPVRIGTEGWVFVVAHIVEGSGPEVSTEVRAVVDADHRTALSAGHTVCHLASLALNAALADAWSKDVPTDALGHPNFDALAIETSRIHPGGSVDVYRIGKSLRRKGFVATAVDGLDAVASRANMLLAEWVASDAPVRIDRDGDGLSSRRAWVCELPGTTVRIPCGGTHASRLGAFSSVSMILEARDVEGAREVTMTTTGTTTITR
- a CDS encoding alcohol dehydrogenase catalytic domain-containing protein, translated to MRAVLIHAVRGMPTVTDVAEPAAPEGGVVVDVRATGLCRSDWHAWAGHDEIVFPHVPGHELAGVVSEVGTGVTRFGVGDRVTVPFVCGCGVCEWCRAGNAQVCPAQQQPGFTHWGSFAEKVALHAADTNLVALPEGVSFEAAAALGCRFATAFRALTARARVAPGEWVTVVGAGGVGLSVVMIAIALGARVIAVDTNPRALAVASRLGATDVVVGGADAPPVPDVVHELTGGGSHVSVDAVGSAQTAADAVLSLRRGGRHVQIGLLPTDDGRSAVPMARAIAWELDILGSHGMAAADYPGMMQLVASGTLRPHDLIERVIGLDEASALLPRFDTAAPAGMTMIDPHLGLP
- a CDS encoding MFS transporter; its protein translation is MAAPRTAARPVGTPAVLVAQFLLRTASAAGALALGAYFVDLARAGAPVGALILGVLSGLSFLAELVLAPIAGSASDRRGRRVFLIAAPLLAAAGILITPGASLIAVAPSAALVIAVVATSRLLDGAGAAIAAPATLGLLADASDDDRMRRGRVTSIYELSSSGGIALGAVTGPLLYGAWGLWSFVVLAAVYLAASLLVFVFVRPDAAGAAPRQARGVRERIRIIGQPRLLAFLPAWIAVNAILGTWVTSQITFVLAGDRTAEGQLLPGAFADNEAGLSAVLGVYVLVFSLCIVAWAFFIGRLPTIPTLFVTVAGAVVASIGLLLLNRGAPLAVAIPIVIAGMFLEAGFTPAALTHLSDISSEFREDRGLIMGVYSVVVGAGYLLGNVLGGVFAEWLLFDGLAILTIGLAAVAMISILVMAVIERRVADTAVTSSS
- a CDS encoding zinc-binding dehydrogenase, coding for MKATIMYGAGDVRVEEVADPVIQHPTDAIVRTVRTCICGSDLHPYHSMRPSSHGQSMGHELLGVVEETGPEVTTVKKGDLVIAPFAWSDNTCPTCRDGFQTACPHGGFYATRQTAGLQAELSRIPLADGSLVPVPGVTEDDTPVLPSLLTLSDVYLTGYHAAFMARVRPGQTVTVVGDGAVGLSAVLAAKQLGAETIILMGRHRARTDLGVEWGATHVVPERGDEGVQRVLAITDGLGSHAVLEAVGHMPAYEQSYRVARTGGVISRVGVPQYEEAGVGFRSLFGRNLTLTGGPAPVRAYIEDAIPQVLEGTIEPGRVFDVTMPIDDVPAGYAAMDARDALKVLVTV